A single window of Gossypium arboreum isolate Shixiya-1 chromosome 13, ASM2569848v2, whole genome shotgun sequence DNA harbors:
- the LOC108463918 gene encoding uncharacterized protein LOC108463918, whose translation MALSCNNTLFPKPFVTSCSSQTQGTHFSNLPQPTKQDPIFKIKGPSTLSGHITVSGSKNASLPLLAATLCCSGTSLLHNLPNVSDIQAMASILSSLGAKVDAFDGKMMVNSDGVGKVEVDLEEMKKIRGGFFVIGPLVARFGEAVVALPGGCNIGKRPVDLHLRGLRALGAVVELRDGKVWARAANGRGLVGGKFRLDYPSVGATETLMMAASMADGTTVLSNVAKEPEVVDLARFLTDCGAWIEGAGSDNLIIRGKRQLYGSECVIKPDRIETGTFMLAAAITRSCILMSPVIPSRVSCLIDKLSQAGCKISRLDQQTLQVSAHPSHIGYDLKSFDIKTNPFPGFPTDLQPQTMALLTTCTGSSLVEESVFDNRMTHARELQKLGARIQVSGSNALVYGFDEGSALEGSRVIARDLRGGVSLILAGLAAKGTTQIHDIAHIERGYENIDMKLQNLGADIQRLTLTPAPHLL comes from the exons ATGGCTCTCTCTTGCAATAACACCCTTTTCCCAAAACCCTTCGTTACCTCTTGTTCTTCTCAGACTCAGGGGACCCACTTCTCCAATCTCCCACAACCCACCAAGCAAGAccccattttcaaaatcaaaggacCTTCAACTCTTTCAGGCCACATTACCGTAAGTGGCTCAAAAAACGCTTCTTTACCTCTCTTAGCAGCCACTCTCTGCTGCTCAGGCACTTCACTTCTCCACAACCTTCCCAATGTCTCTGATATCCAAGCCATGGCTTCCATCTTGAGCTCTTTGGGTGCTAAAGTTGATGCCTTTGATGGGAAAATGATGGTTAACAGCGATGGAGTTGGCAAAGTGGAGGTTGATTTGGAGGAAATGAAGAAGATTAGAGGTGGGTTTTTTGTTATAGGGCCACTGGTGGCCAGGTTTGGTGAAGCTGTTGTGGCCTTGCCCGGTGGCTGTAATATTGGAAAGAGGCCTGTAGATCTCCATCTTCGTGGGTTAAGGGCTCTCGGTGCTGTTGTTGAACTGAG GGATGGGAAAGTGTGGGCACGTGCTGCAAATGGCAGAGGATTAGTTGGGGGGAAATTCCGACTGGATTATCCAAGTGTTGGAGCAACTGAAACTCTTATGATGGCAGCATCCATGGCTGATGGGACAACTGTGCTCTCAAATGTGGCCAAA GAACCAGAAGTGGTCGATCTTGCTCGCTTTCTGACCGACTGTGGGGCATGGATAGAAGGTGCAGGGAGCGACAATCTAATTATCAGGGGAAAAAGGCAGCTCTATGGTTCTGAATGTGTTATAAAACCTGATCGAATCGAAACCGGCACCTTCATGCTTGCGGCGGCAATTACTCGCTCATGCATATTAATGTCACCTGTCATTCCTTCCCGTGTCTCATGTTTGATCGACAAACTCTCCCAAGCTGGCTGCAAAATTTCACGGTTGGATCAGCAAACATTGCAG GTTTCAGCACACCCATCACATATTGGTTATGATTTGAAAAGTTTCGATATTAAGACGAACCCGTTTCCGGGATTTCCAACAGATCTGCAACCTCAAACAATGGCACTTCTCACTACATGCACTGGTTCCAGCTTGGTGGAGGAGTCCGTGTTTGACAACCGTATGACTCATG CAAGGGAACTGCAGAAGCTCGGGGCGAGAATTCAGGTTAGCGGGAGCAATGCACTAGTTTACGGGTTTGACGAAGGAAG TGCATTGGAAGGCTCTCGTGTTATTGCAAGAGACTTGAGAGGTGGGGTTTCACTTATATTAGCCGGATTGGCTGCAAAAGGAACCACTCAGATTCATGATATTGCACATATTGAACGAGGCTACGAGAATATTGACATGAAGCTTCAAAATCTAGGAGCTGATATCCAAAGACTGACACTCACACCAGCGCCCCATCTTTTATAA
- the LOC108463917 gene encoding dol-P-Man:Man(6)GlcNAc(2)-PP-Dol alpha-1,2-mannosyltransferase gives MSFSTRQRRATVSDLPSSSSPPQPSKPESYTKVDKPGRSSSDGVGEDRGLGWFTVLFALGMLRYMSATSNIIHDCDEVFNYWEPLHYLLYKSGFQTWEYSSEFALRSYLYIIFHELVGRPASWLFAEEKVRVFYAVRLFLGFLSLISDATLVVALSRKYGKRLASYALAMLCLASGCFFASTSFLPSSFSMYAMSLSSGLFLLEKPAWAVAVAAVGVILGWPFSILAFLPLTFYSLAKQFKQAFLSGAVTSIALLALSVLVDHCYYQRWTSSVFNLLVYNVLGGGESHLYGTEGPLFYIRNGFNNFNFCFILALLFLGILPIARKKYAPDLLIVISPLYIWLAFMSLQPHKEERFLYPIYPLVCVAASAVIESFPDLFRDKYNPYDNSIIVMMAKFLRPVALSLILCASHSRTFSLINGYAAPMEVYKILEHHDDAGTGSVLCVGSEWHRYPSSFFVPDYIGEVRWIDDGFRGLLPFPFNDTLGGTAAAPPYFNNKNKASDEQYLRDIEACTFLVELQLNRPFPYRGNDLSAWEPIAALPYLDRELSPAKYRSFFIPYLWQEKNVFGMYKLLRRVSKPE, from the exons ATGTCTTTCTCCACCCGGCAGAGGCGAGCGACGGTGTCGGATCTTCCTTCATCGTCGTCGCCACCACAACCGTCGAAGCCTGAATCATACACGAAAGTGGATAAGCCAGGACGATCATCATCGGACGGCGTCGGCGAAGACCGCGGATTGGGGTGGTTCACGGTGTTGTTTGCTTTGGGAATGCTACGGTATATGAGCGCCACATCAAATATAATACACGACTGCGATGAAGTCTTTAATTATTGGGAGCCTCTTCATTATCTTCTCTATAAATCCGGCTTCCAAACTTGGGAGTATAG TTCCGAGTTTGCGCTCCGATCATATTTGTACATTATTTTCCATGAGTTAGTGGGCCGACCTGCTTCCTGGCTGTTTGCTGAAGAAAAA GTGAGAGTTTTCTATGCGGTGAGACTCTTTCTTGGTTTTCTATCTCTTATTTCAGATGCTACTCTAGTGGTAGCACTTTCCAGAAAATATGGAAAGCGGCTTGCATCTTATGCACTTGCAATGCTCTGCTTGGCTAGTGGTTGTTTCTTTGCCAGCACAA GTTTTCTTCCTAGTTCATTCTCTATGTATGCTATGAGCCTCTCATCAGGGTTATTTTTACTTGAGAAACCTGCATGGGCTGTTGCTGTTGCAGCTGTCGGTGTAATCCTAGGTTGGCCATTTTCAATCTTGGCATTTCTTCCACTGACCTTCTACTCTTTAGCTAAACAATTCAAACAAGCATTTCTTTCTGGTGCTGTCACCTCAATAGCTCTTCTT GCACTCTCCGTACTCGTTGATCACTGCTACTACCAACGCTGGACATCATCTGTTTTTAATCTCTTAGTATATAATGTATTAGGAGGTGGTGAGAGCCATTTGTATGGGACTGAGGGGCCACTTTTTTATATAAGGAATGGgtttaacaacttcaacttctgTTTCATCCTTGCTTTGCTTTTCCTGGGAATTCTGCCAATTGCAAGGAAGAAGTATGCCCCTGACTTGCTTATCGTAATCTCTCCTCTCTATATATGGCTGGCATTTATGTCTCTGCAGCCGCACAAAGAAGAAAG ATTCCTTTATCCCATATACCCTCTTGTTTGTGTTGCTGCTTCTGCTGTCATTGAGAGTTTTCCTGATCTTTTCCGAGACAAATATAATCCCTACGATAATTCTATTATAGTTATG ATGGCCAAATTTCTTAGACCTGTGGCCCTGAGCCTCATATTATGTGCCTCACATTCACGTACATTCTCATTGATCAATGGCTATGCTGCACCAATGGAGGTTTACAAGATCTTGGAGCACCATGATGATGCAGGAACTG GTTCTGTACTTTGTGTTGGAAGTGAGTGGCACCGTTACCCGTCATCATTTTTTGTTCCTGATTATATTGGTGAAGTGAGATGGATTGATGACGGATTCCGAGGTCTTCTTCCATTCCCTTTCAATGATACTCTGGGAGGGACTGCGGCAGCACCACCATACTTTAACAATAAAAACAAGGCATCAGATGAGCAATAT CTCCGAGATATTGAAGCTTGTACATTCCTGGTTGAGCTGCAGCTGAACCGACCTTTCCCTTATCGTGGAAATGACCTATCAGCATGGGAG CCTATTGCAGCACTACCGTACTTGGACAGAGAGCTCTCACCTGCCAAGTATCGGTCATTTTTCATCCCATACTTGTGGCAGGAGAAGAATGTCTTTGGCATGTACAAACTTCTGAGAAGAGTATCAAAGCCAGAATGA